The stretch of DNA CGGTTATTTGCCCGCGCCAACGACCGCGTCGGGGTCGCTAGCCGAATGGCGGCTTTCCTTCAGAATCTCCGCCAAACTGCCGCTCCGCCGTGCAGCGCATCAGGCGTTTTCCTACTCCGGCCCTCTGTGCCAGTCTCGCGGCTGGCTCTTTCCTATCGTGACCAGCGCGGCCCGGAGGCCGCCGATGTGCGTTCGCTGCGCGAAACCTTTGTCCGTCCGCGCGCAGATTTGATCGCAACGAGCTGTTTTTCCGAATGAAAAAGCGATGTTGGGAAGGTGACACGCTGTCGCTTTCGTCACCTTCCCTACCGCTCGGCCCCGAAGGTCAGCCGCCCTTGCGGCTCGCCTCGGCGGCTTCGATCACGCCCTTGTCCCAGGTCACGCGGGTCTGGGTCTGGGGGTTGAAGCGGTTGTCCTGATACTTCGCCGCCTCCGCCGCGGCGATTTCGGCTTCGGTCAGGAAGTCGCTCGGCTTCAGGGCGAAAACGTCGATCCCGCGGCTGATTTCGGTGCCGTAGATGAAGCCGTCGTACCAGTAGACCGACCAGTAGCCGCCCAGCACCATCTGCTTGGTGTCGATCGGCCCGCGATCGAAATAGGCGACTTCCTTCGGGTTGGCGCTGTCGGTGAAGTCCATCACCGAAAGGCCGCCCTGATACCACGCCTGCGCAAACAGATCGCGGCCTGGCACGGGGATGATCGAGCCGTTGTGCGCGACGCAGTTCTCCTTGTCGCTCTGCGGCGCGGGCATCTTGTAATGCGCGCGGAATTTCAGCTTGCCATCGACGATGTCGTAGATCGCATTGGCACCCCAGGTCTTGGGGTCGGAGGCCTTGCAGCGCGGCCGCCCGCCGCCGCCCCATTCGTCGGTGAAGATCACCTTGGTGCCATCATTGTTGAAGGTCGCCGAGTGCCAATAGGCGAAGGTGGTGTCGGTGGCGACGTCGATCCGCTTGGGATTGAGCGGATCGGCGATGTCGAACAGGATGCCGTTGCCCGAACACGCGCCCGCCGCCAGCTTGAGCGCGGGGAAGACGGTGATGTCGTGGCACTGATCGGTCGGCGCGGTGCGCTGGGTGCCGTCGCCGTGATCGCCGCCGGTCCACAGGCCGGCGATGGTGCCGGTGCTCTCGTCGGCGAAGACCCGCGGGCTCTTGACGATGCGCGCCTGCGAAGGATCGGCGAGCGGGATTTCGATCACGTCGATCGAGAACAGCGCGGTGCGGCTGTCGCCCGGAATTTCGCCGATGCAGCCCGCCAGCTCCTCGCTCTCGCGCACCCCGGCGGTGCCCGAGTTGTAGACGATCAGGCGAGTGTCGTCGGCGCTGACGATCGAATGGGTGTGGCTGCCCCGGCAGGTCTGCACCTGACCCACCTGACGCGGGGCGGCGAGGTTGGAGATGTCGAAGATGCGAAGGCCACGGAAGCGATCTTCGTTGACCTTGCCCGGCGCGCCTTCGAGCCCGCAATCGACCCGCCCGCGGGTCTGCTCGACGCTCATGACAAGGATGTTGCCGACCACCGAGACATCGCCCTGCCCGCCGGGGCAGACGACCGAGCTCATCAGGCCGGGCACGCCGTTCGCGTCCAGCTTGTAGATGTTGAACCCGTGGTAGGAGCCCGCCACCATCACATCGCCGAAGAAGGCCATGTCGGTGTTGGCGAAATCGAGCAGCGGGGAGCGTTCGGCAAATTCGGTGAGGTCTTCCTCCTCGCGCGCGGGGGTGGCCGCATCGGTTGCCGCGACTTCGGCGGCAGCGGCTTCAGCGGCTGCGACGGCCTCCTCGGCCATGGCGTCCTTGTCCTTCTTGGGCGGGACGGGCGGGCGCAGATCGGCGGGGTTGGCGGGGTTGAAGAAGCCTGCGGGCTTGGGCAGGCTCGCCACCTTGGTGAGGTTCCAGATCGCCTCGCCCGCATTGTCGAAGCCCGCCGCAAGCCCCGTGCGCGGATCGCTGGAGAGGCCGGCGAGCAGCTTGTCCATCCGCTCGATCTCGGTGGTCTGTTCCTTGTCGATGTCGTTCACGAACTGGTAGAGCACCGGATCGGCTGCGGTGCCGTCTTCCCGCAGCAGGTCGTCGACCATGTCGACCGCGCCGTCGTGATGGGCGATCATCAGGGTCAGGAACTGGCGGTCGAACTCGACGCCCTTGGCCGCGGCCAGCGCGGCCATCTGATCGGGGGAGGCCATGCCCTTCATCATGTGGTGCATGTGTTCGCCGTGGCCCGCCATCTTCGGGTCTTCGATCGGCTCGCCCCGCTCGGCCAGCCAACCCTTCATGAAGGCGATTTCATCGGCCTGGCTGGATTCGATCCGCCCGGCGATGGTCAGCAGATCCTCGGTGTTGGTGCGCTCCTTCACCAGCTTCGCCATGTCGAGCGCCTGTTGGTGGTGGACGATCATGTGCTGCATGAAGGCGACGTCCGACGCGGTGTAGCTCGCCTGCGCCAGCTTCACGGCTTCATCGGCGGTCAGCGTCCTGGTCGCCTGCCCCGGCGCGCCCGGCTGGACGATCTGGGCGCTTTGCGCGTGGGCGATGCTGGAGGCGGACAGCAGCAAAGCAGCAAGCGCGGTGCGCGC from Porphyrobacter sp. YT40 encodes:
- a CDS encoding DUF305 domain-containing protein, with translation MTDTTAARTALAALLLSASSIAHAQSAQIVQPGAPGQATRTLTADEAVKLAQASYTASDVAFMQHMIVHHQQALDMAKLVKERTNTEDLLTIAGRIESSQADEIAFMKGWLAERGEPIEDPKMAGHGEHMHHMMKGMASPDQMAALAAAKGVEFDRQFLTLMIAHHDGAVDMVDDLLREDGTAADPVLYQFVNDIDKEQTTEIERMDKLLAGLSSDPRTGLAAGFDNAGEAIWNLTKVASLPKPAGFFNPANPADLRPPVPPKKDKDAMAEEAVAAAEAAAAEVAATDAATPAREEEDLTEFAERSPLLDFANTDMAFFGDVMVAGSYHGFNIYKLDANGVPGLMSSVVCPGGQGDVSVVGNILVMSVEQTRGRVDCGLEGAPGKVNEDRFRGLRIFDISNLAAPRQVGQVQTCRGSHTHSIVSADDTRLIVYNSGTAGVRESEELAGCIGEIPGDSRTALFSIDVIEIPLADPSQARIVKSPRVFADESTGTIAGLWTGGDHGDGTQRTAPTDQCHDITVFPALKLAAGACSGNGILFDIADPLNPKRIDVATDTTFAYWHSATFNNDGTKVIFTDEWGGGGRPRCKASDPKTWGANAIYDIVDGKLKFRAHYKMPAPQSDKENCVAHNGSIIPVPGRDLFAQAWYQGGLSVMDFTDSANPKEVAYFDRGPIDTKQMVLGGYWSVYWYDGFIYGTEISRGIDVFALKPSDFLTEAEIAAAEAAKYQDNRFNPQTQTRVTWDKGVIEAAEASRKGG